In Chloroflexota bacterium, one DNA window encodes the following:
- a CDS encoding aldehyde ferredoxin oxidoreductase: MARKILRINMTDLSATYEDLPEKWAKWAGRGLTSSIVFDEVDPTCHPLGPNNKLVIAPGWVSGTPAAPSNGRTSFGGKSPLTGTIKEANSGGLSSQKIAKLGLAAIILEGQPKDGKWYTIFINKDGVKFEDASDLLGKGMEEVDRLMWERYPNKPAVIGIGPVGERLAANAGISVNDPENNPGRYAGRGGLGAVMGARHVKVIVVDDKGGPGVEIKNMDLFKKGRKKLTNAILAHDLTKQGGGLNAYGTDVLMNIINEAGGLPTRNFSSGQFEGAAKISGEMIAEIVAERKAGMTGHACHPGCVIQCSNIYPGPDGTIIASPIEYETAFALGANCGIDDLDFVAKMTKACNDLGLDTIEMGNTIAIAMEAGLIEFGDKEGALALFDEIAKGTPLGRILSNGVEATAKMFGVHRVPTVKGQSMPAYEPRAIKGIGFTYATSTMGADHTSGYTIAPEIAGVGGKVDPMTYEGKADLSLAFQATTAFIDSSGYCLFIAFPILDIEEGFQGMVESVAGVMGWDPESTDVVALGKEVLKKERLFNERAGFTNADDRLPEFMRYEKLPPHNVVWDVPDEEIDKVYAWVHED, encoded by the coding sequence ATGGCACGCAAAATTCTCCGCATCAACATGACCGACCTCAGCGCCACTTACGAGGACCTTCCCGAGAAGTGGGCCAAGTGGGCCGGTCGTGGGCTGACCTCGTCTATTGTGTTCGACGAAGTCGACCCCACTTGCCACCCGTTAGGGCCCAACAACAAACTGGTGATCGCCCCCGGGTGGGTTTCCGGCACGCCTGCCGCGCCCAGCAACGGCCGCACCTCTTTCGGCGGCAAAAGCCCCCTCACCGGCACCATCAAAGAGGCCAACTCCGGCGGGCTTTCCAGCCAGAAAATCGCCAAACTGGGCCTCGCCGCCATCATTCTGGAAGGCCAGCCCAAAGACGGCAAGTGGTACACCATCTTCATCAACAAAGACGGTGTGAAATTTGAAGATGCCAGCGACCTGCTGGGCAAAGGCATGGAAGAAGTCGACCGCCTGATGTGGGAACGCTACCCCAACAAACCTGCCGTCATCGGCATCGGGCCGGTCGGTGAACGCCTGGCCGCCAATGCGGGCATCTCAGTGAACGACCCCGAAAACAACCCCGGCCGCTACGCTGGCCGTGGGGGGCTGGGGGCCGTGATGGGCGCACGCCACGTCAAAGTCATTGTCGTGGATGACAAAGGCGGCCCTGGCGTGGAAATCAAGAACATGGACCTCTTCAAGAAGGGGCGCAAGAAGCTGACCAACGCCATCCTGGCGCACGACCTGACCAAACAGGGCGGCGGGTTGAACGCCTACGGCACTGACGTGTTGATGAACATCATCAACGAAGCCGGCGGCCTGCCGACCCGCAACTTCTCCAGCGGCCAGTTTGAGGGCGCGGCCAAAATCTCCGGCGAAATGATTGCCGAAATCGTCGCCGAGCGCAAAGCCGGCATGACCGGCCACGCCTGCCACCCCGGCTGCGTGATTCAGTGCTCCAACATCTACCCCGGCCCCGACGGCACCATCATTGCCTCCCCTATCGAATATGAAACTGCTTTTGCCCTTGGCGCTAACTGCGGCATCGACGACCTCGACTTCGTCGCCAAGATGACCAAAGCCTGCAACGACCTCGGCCTCGACACCATCGAGATGGGCAACACCATCGCCATCGCCATGGAAGCCGGGCTGATCGAATTCGGCGACAAGGAAGGCGCACTGGCGCTCTTCGACGAAATCGCCAAAGGCACACCTCTGGGGCGCATCCTTTCCAACGGCGTGGAAGCCACCGCAAAAATGTTTGGCGTCCACCGCGTGCCCACCGTGAAAGGGCAATCCATGCCCGCTTACGAGCCGCGCGCCATCAAAGGCATCGGCTTCACCTACGCGACCAGCACGATGGGCGCCGACCATACCTCCGGCTACACCATCGCCCCCGAAATTGCCGGGGTAGGCGGCAAAGTGGACCCGATGACCTACGAAGGGAAAGCCGACCTCTCCCTCGCCTTCCAGGCTACCACCGCCTTCATCGACAGCAGCGGCTACTGCCTCTTCATCGCCTTCCCCATCCTCGACATCGAAGAAGGCTTCCAGGGCATGGTGGAAAGTGTGGCCGGCGTGATGGGGTGGGATCCCGAAAGCACCGACGTGGTAGCCCTCGGCAAGGAAGTGCTCAAGAAAGAGCGCCTGTTCAACGAGCGTGCCGGCTTTACCAACGCCGACGACCGCCTGCCGGAATTCATGCGCTACGAGAAACTCCCGCCGCACAACGTGGTGTGGGACGTGCCCGACGAAGAAATCGACAAAGTGTACGCCTGGGTGCACGAAGACTAA